The Ananas comosus cultivar F153 linkage group 4, ASM154086v1, whole genome shotgun sequence region TTAATCtctccttcaactctttgaaacttcGGTCACACTCGTCACTCCAAATGAATTTGGTGCCCTTCtgcgtcagacgggtaagtggaatcacgatcttcgagaaaccctccacaaaccgtcgatagtagcccactaagcccacaaagcttcggacTTCTGCAACATTCgttgggcgcggccaatccttgattgcctcaactttccttgggtcaacagaaacaccgccctcggaaatgATATGCCCAAGAAAAGCAACCTCTCGGAGCCAGAAATCATATTTCTTCAACTTTGcgtatagcttctcctcccgaaggatttgaagcactatccgtaaatgctccgcatgctcctcgtcactgcgcgaccaaaatgtcgtcaatgaagactacgacaaatcagTCCAAGTGCACCCTGAAGAAATGGTTCATTAAGTCTATGAACGCTGCCAGGGCATTGgtgagcccgaacggcataaccgtgaattcataatgcccgtaccgcgTCTGAAACGGGGTCTTCTGTACATCCTCCGGCTttatcttcaactggtgatagccggattggagatctatcttcgagtacacgcgcgacccctgtaactgatcagacaagtcgtcgattcggggtaacgggtacttattcttgatagtaaccttgttcaactcgcggtaatccatgCAGAGTCGAAATGATCCATCTTTCTTGCGTACAAACAACactggggctccccacggcgacacGCTCGGCCTAATGAACTCTTTGTCGGGAAGATCCTGTAGCTGATCTCTCAACTCCCTCAACTCAGTCGGCGCCAtgcggtacggagccttcgagatcggcgcgGTTCCGGGAACTAAGTCTATCACGAATTCGATGTCCCcatccggcggcatccccggtaactccgcgggaaatacatccggaaactcccgcaccaccgacaACTCCTCGAGAGTCCGAACCACCCGATCAacctccacaacggtcgccaaaaaaGCCGCacaaccgctgttgaccaacttccttgccctcgtcgccgacaccgtcgcggtGAAGCACGAGCTCTTGCAAACTCGATACGTAACCTCCGTCTGTCCCGACTCCCAAAAGGTGATCACTTTGCTCTTGCAGTCTCGATCGACACATAATACTTccagagccagtccatgcccaatataaCATCGAAgtccttcaacttcttgagcacTAATAATCAGCTCGGCATTACCCAGTCGCCAATTTGAACGGGACACGCCAAGAACTCCGTAAAAATATGAAGTGCTAGCCCAGGGCCCTCTACTCACCACATGCCATCACTCGCCTGAATCTCTATGTCATGCATTCGTGCAAACgatctactgatgaatgaatgtgtggcacctatatcaaacatagccctggagcgaactccgttaattaaaaccatacctgccacggCCTCATGCTCCTCCACTCCAGCAGGTTCCTTGGcttgagcggcgaacacccgccTGCTCGGAGTCGATCGTGctgcctccggctgacgcggcgCCATCGCACGTCCAGCAGATGCCGCAGCAGGTGGAGATCCATAATGGGTAGGAATCGCAGGGGCCGATGCGATAGATGGGGCAGGTGAAGCCCCTCCGGCGGGACATTCGCGTATGAGGTGCCCCGcttgcccacacttgaagcacctccCACGACGCTGCTCGCACACCCCAGCGCGATGGTTTCCGCCACAAAAGATGTACCGTTGCGGCCCGCGACCCCACGACTGGGTCCGCGGATGCTTCAGGGGTCTCTTGGAACTAGACTGTCCTCCCGAACCACCGCCCAGtcatttctttcctttttctttatgAAACGCATCTCGCTCCTTGCGTTCGCAAGCATTCCCGTGCTCAACCCATAAGGCACGGTCCAACACTTCCGCACAGGTGCGGAACTTGAATGCGTGCACCAATCGGAACACTCCGGGTCGAAGTCCCCGAACAAAGCACTCTGCCTGGTCTTGCTCAGTCCTCGCTACTTCAGGGACACAATTTAGGAGATGAGTGAACTCCCGCTCCCGAACTGTGTGGTTACCCTGCTTAAGCTTCCTGAAGTTTTCCTGCATCTTCCTCTTATCACTATCGGGAAAGTACTCCGCAAACATCAGTCCATGGAACTCCTCCCAATTGATTAGGGGAAGATCCGGAGATCGGTCCTGCTTCACCCTCGTCCACCACACTCTGGCCCGCTTATCGAAGCAGTGCGCGGCCAACTGCACCTTATCTTGTTCCCAggtgtagatgtcctcgaacagAGTTTCCATTGCGGCCAACTGTGTCTCTACTGTCCAGGGATCAATCACTTCACCGTCGAACGTGGGAGGGTGGAACTTCATAAACCTCGTGAGAGTCGTGTAAccacgctcccgctccgcctcctcagtcGCCGCATCGAGCGAAATAGAACCCGAAGCCACAGGAGGAACACTNAGGGATCAATCACTTCACCGTCGAACGTGGGAGGGTGGAACTTCATAAACCTCGTGAGAGTCGTGTAAccacgctcccgctccgcctcctcagtcGCCGCATCGAGCGAAATAGAACCCGAAGCCACAGGAGGAACACTCGCCGGCGGGGGATGCGCCGCCACCGGTACCGCTGcgatgccctcaccctcagccgcattTGGGACGCGagccgagggcgcgggcggaTAACAGCCTTCCGTtgccgtcgcggccgccgccgccacttgcCGCTCCAATAGCTCCTACAGCCGATCAAACCGACGAGTCAACGCAGTCACTTGCGCTCGTAACTCCTGCACCTCACTAGGCCCAGCTGACTCTGGCGCCACAGGAGGGCTAGCCTGCTCTGGCATCTCGCGAGGGGGTGCCGGAACAGACCTACGAACGTAGCGTCTGCTCGttgccattagctcctgaaacacaaacatttggttaattacttaacccGTTAACATCGCCGCAATTACGAAATAACACGACTCAACGTTAAAAttaggcggaagcacacaagcgtattcattctagactcttggcgtcgtgttgtcggccgccaacacaacaaCTTCGAGCCAAGAACTAGTActacttgaatccatctctagcaaCTACTAGAGGCATAACATCAACTTTGACCCAATCAATCAACTTCCGCCGCCGCTATAAGTTCACGTtacactcacgcacctatatcTTTAAGGTTTACCGTCCTAAGGTCTCCTAGGTCGACCCTAGACTCTttttttgcttgctcttaactcgctttgataccactttatctgtcatgccccgagaccCGCTACCTATTTGGTCCGGTTTGGgctcgtcgaacagacgccgaacggacaggacctcccatgtccgcccaaggataaacaacgagatcatgtacaacaagttcccaggaaatcacttgaatacatacatgatcatacaacaacagcgagagcacaaccagtgctaaacaacCAAGAGTAAGCATCACAAGTAGAGTatatacaagtgaacaaaagagagatacttatatattacaacattcaacctttatacatttgattacatttaaacttccaaaacataaacataGAGTTTACAATCTTCCAAAATCTCTcaccacctatacatcatctactctcaagcatacatatatagtatgTGGCTCTTATGTAAAAAGGAAGGTAACTACTACAAtctctagggcgctaagcccttaccgcgatcctcgccgggtgtactcgagctcggccctacaacaaagtcgggtgagaactattgtccatagtttccagtaggttcggccaccgactccgccgatctccctactaggtctaagtaggcataggcagatagatagatagataggtaaaTTTGAAAGCGACGATAATAAAGAAAATGCAAGTATTCTACCATGCCTCAATCCATAATCATGCATGCAACGTAAGTAAAGGCTAACTCCCAAGCTATCATGCTCAATAATGATGTAATTCATTAGATTACCCAATCAATcagctaacccgaaggttcgctACCATCTCACATCTCAAAGTCTCTTAGGGGAGGAGATTTTAATCGCTCGGCTACCCCCGAGACTGCCTGCGGACAGCTAGCTACTGTCCGGGCAGCTCACGACTGCCCCTATAGTGAccaaaactccggagtgcacagcttgtgtggagcgaccactacaagcgcagacaggctatgtgagttCGATCCAATCCACCtgaactgaggataccctaccaactagggataGCATCATCATGAAAATCAGTGTGTTCCTGTACTCAATCTCATAGTGATtcactacactaaggttctcatgcCACTCATTCTAGTGttcaacattaactagatgccactcgttcttgttaCATGTTTCCAATACACTAGTTTATACTTTACTAGGTTTTCATCCACATAAGACACATTCCACCATTTATCTTTTCATTATAGGGTTCCAAGTCATCATGTCACGCTATCATGCATACTAGGCCCAAGTGTCAAGCAAGCGACTCTACATTACCACTAGCATGCATACTAAATGCCGCTATCATGCATACtaaataccctataatgcaatatggcAAGATGCTTATGAGATCAACAATGAGActcagacatagggagcagttcaactgcttcgggatggcaccacccaccttttggcGATGCTACGTAGTAGGAAACCCAATCTCACGATCACTCATCGCCGCTTCGACCTTTCgagcggaaacgaagccgaaatgcTCTCCGCCTGGCGATACCTCCACACTGACTCGACGAATAGTCAAATCATTGccgccaacgcgtttagatacctagcaattaggtttgcaaccaactaatttagaacaaaaccctagatttcccaaaaccTCATTTTGAAGCCCTAGGTTTCAACAACGCGAAAATCTACGATTCTAGCTTGAGATTCAAGCATGAAGCATCTACTAGGGACACTAGAGTTCCAACAAAACCATTCCTAGAGTATTTAAACTCTATcatagaaatccaccattaatgcTCTAggagcttacctctcaagcttgctccaaactagaggaagaagacgaagaagatggTGCTTTCCTCCTTGACCttcacctccttctccttccttgagagagagagagcgctctagagagagagagggaagtgtttagggtttagctttgggaaagaaatgagaaaagaaagagagcaaGAGCTCTCATATAACCCCACTTATGTAACATTgcattttagcccctcaactttccaacTATGAGACAGCCCATTTTTGGgcatttcgggctacggggaccagtctctccaagagggaccggtctccgagagtggCTTATTTACAGAAAAGGGCCCTTACCCCCTTTTCcacgcttacggggaccggtctctccaacgagggaccggtccccgagagcacactcTCGCAGGACAGCCTCTTACTCAATTTACAAACCTACGGGggccggtctctcccgccaaggaccggtccccaagagcaaatTTTGTGCGCAGAGCCCTCTGCCACATTTTTCAAGCTACGGGGACCATCTCTCttactagggaccggtccccgagagcaaattctGCAACTATGCAGAATCTCACCAGTTTGCTCTCCGAGACCTtctacaatgcactttttgcattttcatcgcattcggactttccgaagcataccaactCGACAACcagtcgattctaaacgaagtctaactctcgaatttcgagaattcacttccttacataggGGGATCAAGCGGTTTGGTTTGCGGAACAAGCTTAGTCCATGGTTCGTGGGACCGTTTGAGATCCTTGTGCGCGTTGGTCCGGTGGCGTATAGATTGGCTCTTCCTCCGAGTCTTGCCCGGGTGCACAACGTTTTTCATGTGTCCATGCTTCGGAAGTACATTTCGGATCCATCCCACGTCATTAGCCGACGTCTATATAGCTACGGGAGGATCTGAGCTATGATGAGGCTCCGTTGCGGATATTGGCACGTGAGGTGAAGCAGTTGCGGAACTGGAGCATTCTGTATGTTAAGGTTCAGTGGGAAAAGCACGTGGAGCGCGAGGCTACGTGGGAGCTTGAGTCTTCTATGCGGGAGTGATATCCGTAGTTGGTTGCGGGGGATGCTTGATTTAAGTTTTTGGAACGAAACTTTCTTTAAGGGGGAGATaatgtgaggactgagatttgTGCTGTGCAGATAAACCCttggttgacgatgtttttgtgtgcaatttaattatataagcactcgtcaagtttcaaaaGAAAATGAGTTTGGATTGAGAAGTTACACGACctgtactaatcacttaaagtgaatagtaactccggtttttcggagaggctAATTAGTAGAGATGGCTTTTGGTGTGTATTGGATTCCGTTcttagtgatccaatagctcattctTGACGGTTCGACTATACTGGACCCAATAGAACTGACGAAATTGGGTTTTGAGGCACGATTTTCAAGAGAAAGGGGGTTTATTGGATTTACTTATATATGTATGCGTGGTTTTCTGGAAATTGGAGAGTGGATgagtttcgtcgcaaatcggcgaccaaagCTGATGAAACAAAGTGGTAGATTTGaagccccagtcgtgctgaacgcgctgacGCGATTCGATAA contains the following coding sequences:
- the LOC109709082 gene encoding uncharacterized protein LOC109709082, giving the protein METLFEDIYTWEQDKVQLAAHCFDKRARVWWTRVKQDRSPDLPLINWEEFHGLMFAEYFPDSDKRKMQENFRKLKQGNHTVREREFTHLLNCVPEVARTEQDQAECFVRGLRPGVFRLVHAFKFRTCAEVLDRALWVEHGNACERKERDAFHKEKGKK